A stretch of Petrotoga mexicana DSM 14811 DNA encodes these proteins:
- a CDS encoding DeoR/GlpR family DNA-binding transcription regulator produces the protein MLSDERRKQIFDYIKRKASVTTKELENQFEVSGSTIRRDLNYLASKKLIIKTHKGAILNVPQAETSFYTNYNYMTLEKKEIAKKAMNFIRDGDFISLSGGTTCYFLAKEIVASNLAELTILTNSLNVALLIIDSNKYFQVIVSGGIPKKGSYECVGQITISAIRNFNIDKYFVGVNGISISGDISFTFMDEAAIAQEINKNAKETYVISDHSKFGKSNMVKFAKLDEVTGIITDSQIPEDVKRLYLEKGANII, from the coding sequence ATGCTTTCAGATGAGAGAAGGAAACAAATATTTGATTATATTAAAAGAAAAGCGAGTGTAACTACTAAAGAATTAGAAAACCAATTCGAAGTCTCAGGAAGCACGATAAGAAGGGATTTAAATTATTTAGCTTCAAAAAAATTGATAATTAAAACTCATAAAGGGGCTATATTGAACGTTCCTCAAGCAGAAACTAGTTTCTACACTAATTATAATTATATGACCTTAGAAAAAAAAGAGATTGCTAAAAAAGCCATGAATTTTATTCGGGATGGTGATTTTATATCTTTAAGCGGAGGCACTACTTGTTACTTTTTGGCGAAAGAGATTGTTGCGTCCAATTTGGCAGAATTAACTATTTTAACAAACTCATTAAATGTTGCGTTGCTTATAATTGATTCAAATAAATATTTTCAAGTAATAGTTTCAGGAGGGATACCAAAAAAGGGCAGTTATGAATGTGTAGGACAAATAACGATATCAGCTATAAGAAATTTTAATATAGACAAATATTTTGTAGGTGTAAATGGCATATCAATATCGGGGGACATCTCTTTTACTTTCATGGATGAAGCAGCAATTGCTCAAGAAATAAACAAAAATGCAAAAGAAACATATGTTATTTCAGATCATTCAAAATTTGGTAAAAGTAATATGGTAAAGTTTGCGAAATTAGATGAGGTTACAGGAATAATTACTGATTCTCAAATACCTGAAGACGTAAAACGATTATATCTAGAAAAAGGTGCCAATATAATTTAA